From a single Terriglobales bacterium genomic region:
- a CDS encoding prolipoprotein diacylglyceryl transferase family protein: MIPYIHFGPFTIGSFGLLMLLAFVAGYFVLRADIHRRGMNLDAQNVVTVCALLGIIGAKLYHVFETPSDLVANPFGELFSRSGFAWFGGFLGVLLALYLLARKYRLSYLAILDVCAPAAAIGYAVGRIGCLTSGDGDYGTPTSLPWGMSFPNGLVPTTQHVHPTPIYEAIAATLIFWYLWRQGAKSLRGPRPVGEVAALYLIWMGIERFLVEFIRINPRSFFGLSNAQAASLGSIIAGAAILMTVKKNFRRQKGEHRILQHFAERGDVLQPEYHRATPECTHPERWSMYDSMTAEVEVLEFLRCLVRTIKPQVVVETGTFMGISTLWIAEGLKANGLGKIVTCEYDPKVFARAKARFAGSGLAEWIEARNESSLETRVNGSIDLLFSDSDPPLREQEVRRFLPQMNPNGVILMHDASSHLKTVREAALKMEQDGLISVVLLPTPRGLVVAQKRAGRK, translated from the coding sequence TTGATCCCTTACATCCACTTTGGGCCTTTCACGATCGGCAGCTTTGGCCTGCTGATGCTCCTCGCGTTTGTCGCAGGCTACTTCGTCCTTCGCGCGGATATTCACCGGCGCGGCATGAACCTGGACGCGCAGAACGTGGTTACGGTTTGCGCGCTGCTGGGGATCATCGGAGCCAAGCTGTACCACGTTTTTGAAACGCCGAGCGACCTCGTTGCGAACCCGTTTGGCGAACTCTTCAGCCGTTCTGGTTTTGCGTGGTTTGGCGGATTCCTCGGGGTGCTACTTGCGCTTTATCTTTTGGCGCGCAAGTACAGGCTTTCCTATCTCGCGATTCTCGATGTCTGCGCTCCCGCGGCGGCGATCGGTTACGCAGTAGGACGCATCGGATGTCTAACTTCGGGCGACGGCGATTACGGAACGCCCACCTCGCTGCCCTGGGGAATGAGCTTTCCTAACGGGCTCGTGCCGACCACGCAACACGTTCATCCCACACCCATCTACGAAGCCATCGCCGCGACGCTCATCTTCTGGTACCTGTGGCGACAGGGAGCGAAGTCGCTGCGCGGACCGCGTCCTGTAGGAGAAGTGGCGGCGCTCTATCTCATTTGGATGGGTATCGAGCGTTTTCTGGTTGAGTTCATTCGCATCAATCCGCGCTCGTTTTTCGGTTTGAGTAACGCACAGGCAGCGAGTTTGGGATCCATCATCGCCGGCGCCGCAATCCTGATGACGGTAAAAAAAAACTTCCGCAGACAAAAGGGAGAGCACCGCATCCTGCAGCACTTCGCTGAACGCGGCGATGTGCTCCAGCCCGAGTATCACCGTGCCACGCCGGAGTGCACTCATCCGGAGCGCTGGAGCATGTATGACTCCATGACTGCCGAGGTCGAGGTTCTCGAATTTCTGCGCTGTCTGGTGCGCACCATCAAACCTCAAGTAGTGGTGGAGACCGGAACCTTCATGGGCATCAGCACGCTATGGATTGCCGAAGGTCTGAAGGCAAACGGGTTGGGCAAGATTGTGACCTGCGAATACGACCCAAAAGTATTTGCAAGAGCCAAAGCGCGCTTCGCCGGCTCCGGGCTGGCCGAGTGGATTGAAGCCCGCAACGAATCCAGCCTGGAAACCAGGGTGAATGGCAGCATCGACCTTCTCTTCAGCGACAGCGATCCGCCGCTGCGCGAGCAGGAAGTACGCCGTTTTCTGCCACAAATGAACCCGAACGGTGTGATCCTCATGCACGACGCCAGCTCTCACTTGAAGACCGTCCGCGAAGCTGCACTGAAAATGGAGCAGGATGGGTTGATTTCTGTGGTTCTTCTGCCCACCCCTCGCGGCCTAGTGGTCGCCCAAAAGCGCGCGGGACGAAAATAA
- a CDS encoding MFS transporter: MRDILRQRGLRLIFIANLISMLGSGMNSAAVVWYILQATHSEMALGTVIILQTIPALLMLPFTGVIIDREDRRHVVMFLDASRGVIIVGVAFLALAGKVSLWELYLMNTLVAAGFWMFWPSVTALIQELTPESQYVASSNFLMAGVQGGWLIAGAIVGFVYNHLHLGGVLLLDFSTYAISISCYLFVRKGRIVVERPVDTPVPHNSHPVARYLHELREGFGYLKHRPAVTLVGISMALFMGGMLTQGIVTAPLDDRILHGGAVGYGWLNGSWGVGAFLSTMYTPWVIGRLRTRASIRLGMFVLGGCMFLAPHSRVLALAAFLFFLMGSARGLGGTSLNTSLMELVPPHFMGRTQNTFYFMGTLLQLGLAYAVAFSAHRIGLTTAYGIIAVTYLSACASTLLRADQISFANSEIAAETSSIQETAS, from the coding sequence ATGCGCGACATCCTCCGCCAGCGCGGTCTGCGGCTCATCTTCATTGCCAACTTGATCTCGATGTTGGGCAGTGGGATGAACTCGGCTGCGGTCGTCTGGTACATCCTTCAAGCCACGCACTCGGAGATGGCGCTGGGCACTGTCATCATTCTGCAGACAATTCCTGCGCTGCTAATGCTGCCGTTCACCGGCGTGATCATCGATCGCGAGGATCGGCGTCACGTTGTGATGTTTCTCGACGCATCGCGCGGTGTGATCATTGTGGGCGTCGCGTTCCTCGCTCTCGCAGGCAAGGTCAGTCTCTGGGAGCTGTATCTGATGAACACCCTCGTGGCGGCAGGCTTCTGGATGTTCTGGCCTTCGGTAACTGCGCTGATCCAGGAGCTCACGCCGGAATCGCAGTACGTAGCCTCGAGCAACTTTCTGATGGCCGGAGTGCAGGGAGGATGGCTCATCGCTGGCGCCATTGTGGGATTTGTGTATAACCATCTGCACCTTGGCGGTGTCCTGCTGCTCGACTTCAGCACTTATGCGATCTCCATTAGCTGCTATCTGTTCGTGCGCAAAGGACGAATTGTGGTCGAGCGTCCGGTGGATACGCCGGTTCCGCACAACTCGCATCCGGTCGCGCGATATCTGCACGAACTGCGCGAGGGCTTCGGATATCTCAAGCATCGGCCGGCGGTGACGCTGGTGGGAATCAGCATGGCGTTGTTTATGGGCGGAATGCTGACACAGGGTATCGTCACTGCTCCTCTCGACGACCGAATTCTTCATGGCGGCGCCGTTGGGTATGGGTGGCTCAATGGCTCGTGGGGAGTCGGCGCGTTTCTGAGCACGATGTACACGCCTTGGGTGATTGGACGTTTACGCACCCGCGCCAGCATTCGTTTGGGAATGTTCGTTCTCGGCGGATGCATGTTCCTCGCACCGCACTCCCGTGTGCTGGCGCTCGCAGCCTTTCTCTTCTTCCTCATGGGCTCTGCGCGCGGACTCGGCGGGACATCGTTGAATACCAGTCTGATGGAACTCGTCCCTCCACACTTCATGGGGCGCACACAAAACACGTTCTACTTCATGGGCACGCTGCTACAGTTGGGACTTGCCTACGCTGTAGCTTTTTCCGCGCATCGAATTGGATTGACTACCGCGTATGGAATTATCGCGGTGACCTATCTTTCCGCGTGCGCTTCGACTTTGCTGCGAGCCGATCAGATTTCATTCGCGAATTCGGAGATCGCCGCAGAAACGTCCAGCATTCAGGAGACGGCGTCATGA
- a CDS encoding cytochrome P450, whose protein sequence is MSSAAQSARISARGPRSILALSPLMAMRRNPLLYMEELHREYGDLIHYRTLGREVFMLFHPDMTQDMLVMRSRNHHQGRVMQRSRKVLGNGLLTSEDAFHLRQRRLIHPAFHRQRVFGYGRAMVDYAERHQHSWRSGDVLDVHQEMMRLTLAIVGKTLFDTDVERDSRDIGQALNTFMHLFKFAVLPFSEYLERLPIPPVLRLKKARAQIDRIIYRFIEERRRTGEDRGDLLSMLLAAEDTEAGSHDRMDNDQVRDECVTLILAGHETTANALTWTFFLLAQHPEIAERLKKELDTVLGARTPQPEDYPNLKYAEMVFSESMRLYPPAWGIARTVIEPYEAFGVTFPKNAIILTSQWITHRDPRWHPDPLRFDPERWTPEARASRPKFSYFPFGAGPRQCIGESFAWMEGVLLLASIARNWKFSIVVQTKVELMPLITLRPKYGMKLLVERRKD, encoded by the coding sequence ATGAGTTCGGCAGCACAATCGGCGCGCATCAGTGCGCGCGGCCCACGTTCGATTCTCGCCCTCTCGCCGCTCATGGCCATGCGGCGCAATCCTCTGCTTTACATGGAGGAGCTGCACCGCGAGTACGGCGATCTGATCCACTACCGTACTCTCGGACGCGAAGTGTTCATGCTTTTTCATCCCGACATGACGCAGGACATGCTGGTGATGCGTTCGCGCAATCACCATCAGGGACGCGTGATGCAGCGCTCGCGCAAGGTGCTCGGCAACGGACTACTCACGAGCGAAGATGCATTCCATCTGCGGCAGCGCCGACTCATTCATCCTGCATTTCATCGGCAGCGTGTGTTCGGCTACGGACGCGCGATGGTGGATTACGCAGAACGTCACCAACACTCCTGGCGCAGCGGTGATGTGCTCGATGTGCATCAGGAGATGATGCGACTCACGCTGGCTATCGTCGGTAAAACACTATTCGATACCGATGTGGAACGCGATTCGCGAGACATTGGACAGGCGTTGAACACGTTCATGCATCTGTTCAAGTTCGCCGTCCTTCCCTTTTCGGAATATCTGGAAAGACTGCCGATCCCGCCTGTGCTGCGCCTGAAGAAGGCACGCGCACAGATCGATCGCATCATCTATCGCTTTATTGAAGAGCGCAGGCGAACAGGAGAAGATCGCGGCGACTTGCTATCCATGCTCCTCGCCGCCGAAGACACCGAAGCCGGCAGCCACGATCGGATGGATAACGATCAGGTACGTGATGAATGCGTGACGCTTATTCTTGCAGGCCACGAGACGACTGCGAACGCGCTTACCTGGACATTCTTTCTGCTGGCGCAGCATCCGGAGATCGCCGAGCGTCTGAAGAAAGAACTCGATACTGTCCTCGGCGCACGAACGCCGCAGCCGGAAGATTATCCCAATTTGAAATACGCCGAGATGGTCTTCAGCGAGTCGATGCGACTCTATCCACCGGCGTGGGGGATTGCGCGCACCGTGATCGAGCCATACGAAGCGTTCGGCGTCACGTTTCCAAAAAACGCGATCATTCTCACCTCTCAATGGATCACTCACCGCGATCCCCGCTGGCATCCCGATCCGCTGCGCTTCGATCCCGAGCGCTGGACGCCAGAAGCCCGCGCCTCACGCCCTAAGTTTTCGTACTTCCCTTTCGGCGCAGGTCCACGGCAATGCATCGGCGAATCGTTCGCCTGGATGGAAGGCGTGCTGCTGCTCGCCAGCATCGCCCGCAACTGGAAGTTCTCGATCGTGGTACAGACCAAGGTGGAACTCATGCCCCTCATTACATTGCGTCCGAAATATGGAATGAAGTTGTTGGTGGAGCGTCGAAAAGATTGA
- a CDS encoding radical SAM protein, producing MASLPLYVIPSTPRLVGIAKLASEAEHVDSGHQVEFFSLPVRSILNRCDPKRKLPFVWTINPYRGCEFACKYCYARYTHEFMELRDADEFEHKIFVKEEAAWLLRRDLKKVRTGEEIAIGTATDPYQPAERRHLVTRYILEELSRHAGLEIGIVTKSNLVLRDLDLLKRIAEQNTIGVHITVTTLNSDLARILEPRAPRPDLRLEAVRRLNEAGIAAGVNCAPVLPGITDSPKELEALVKAASEAHATSIFANPLFLKPCSRSVFLPFIQDKFPDLVQRYEQLYGERDFGSQLYRKHLSALMSKFKRRYGIGAPGPRGPIREYAKEPRSEQLALF from the coding sequence ATGGCTTCCCTCCCCCTGTATGTCATTCCTTCGACTCCGCGCCTGGTCGGAATTGCCAAGCTCGCCAGCGAGGCCGAGCATGTCGATAGCGGGCACCAAGTCGAGTTCTTCTCGCTTCCGGTCCGCTCGATCCTGAATCGGTGCGATCCCAAAAGGAAGCTTCCCTTCGTTTGGACCATCAATCCCTATCGAGGCTGCGAGTTCGCCTGCAAGTATTGCTATGCGCGCTACACGCACGAGTTCATGGAGCTGCGTGACGCGGACGAATTCGAGCACAAGATCTTCGTAAAGGAAGAAGCTGCGTGGCTGCTGCGGCGCGATCTGAAGAAGGTTCGCACGGGCGAGGAGATTGCGATTGGAACGGCCACTGATCCGTATCAGCCTGCCGAGCGTCGGCACTTGGTTACGCGTTACATTTTGGAAGAGTTGTCGCGACATGCGGGGCTGGAGATCGGGATTGTTACCAAATCAAATCTCGTTCTGCGCGACTTGGACTTGCTCAAACGAATCGCGGAGCAGAACACGATCGGTGTTCACATTACGGTCACGACTCTAAATTCCGATCTTGCGCGCATCCTCGAACCGCGCGCTCCTCGGCCCGATTTAAGGCTCGAGGCCGTTCGCAGGTTAAACGAGGCTGGAATTGCGGCAGGTGTGAATTGCGCGCCGGTTCTGCCAGGTATTACGGATTCTCCAAAGGAATTGGAAGCCTTGGTAAAGGCGGCGTCAGAGGCACATGCGACGAGTATCTTCGCCAATCCTTTGTTCTTGAAACCGTGCTCGCGTTCGGTGTTCCTGCCTTTTATCCAAGACAAGTTTCCCGATCTGGTGCAGCGGTATGAGCAGCTATACGGAGAGCGGGACTTCGGCTCGCAGCTCTATCGCAAGCACTTGAGCGCGCTTATGTCGAAGTTCAAGAGGAGATACGGTATAGGAGCGCCCGGCCCGCGTGGACCGATTCGGGAATATGCGAAAGAACCAAGGAGTGAGCAATTGGCGCTGTTTTGA